The sequence below is a genomic window from Desulfovibrio sp. JC022.
CTTGCAGGTTGATCAGGTTGACAATCTGTTTGTTGACCTGCCCCACGAGGACCATTTCAACAACGTCCATGGTGGCTTCATCGGTGACCCGGTAGCCGCTCTTGAACTGGCTGTCGATATTCAGCGCGCTGAGCATCTTCTGGATCTGGGGGCCGCCGCCATGCACTACCACCGGGTTGATGCCGATGTATTTGAGCAGGATGATGTTCAGGGCGAATGCTCGCTTCAGGTTTTCATCGATCATGGCATTTCCGCCGTACTTGATGACAATTGTTTCTCCGTAAAATTCTTTGATGTACGGCAGAGATTCAATCAGAAATTTAGCCCGTATAATATCTTGTTCCATGTCCATGTCGATTTGTTCTCCTGAAGCTTTTGCTGTGAGTGAGCGGATAGCGGTTCCGCATCGTCAGCTATCTATAATTTAAAAGTCTGGTGAGGGGAAGGGGTGCGTTTGTTGGGCTTGGATTGGCATGATTATAATTAAAAAAGCCGCACTACCATTCAGGTAGCGCGGCCTTCATACTGACATGAAGAAGTTGACTGTTTTTATTCGCCGATGGGCAGGACAGTGCGTCCGTACTGTTCATTGATGACTTCAGCCATGGCAAGATAGCATGCGGAAGCTCCGCAGATTATTCCTTCCCATCCGGCAATTGTCCCGATGAAGTGGCTGCCGGAGAAATCTCTTACCGCCAGCAGGAAGAAGAGCACTGTCAGGGAAAAGAAGATGAACTGAAGTACTTTGTTGCTCTTTAGAGTTCCGAGGAACATGAACATGGTGAAGAGTCCCCACATAAGTAGGTACCAGCCCATGTATGCGTGCGGGGTGGGATCGGCAATCCCCATCTTGGGCATGACGATCAGGGCAACCAGGGTCAGCCAGAACAGACCGTAGGAAGTGAAGGCGGTGGTCCCGAAGGTGTTGCCTTTCTTGAATTCCATTATTCCGGCGATGATCTGTGCGATACCGCCATAGAAAATTCCCATGGCCAAAATCATGGAACTGATGGGGAAAAATCCTGCGTTGTGGATGTTCAGCAGGATGGTGGTCATGCCGAATCCCATCAGGCCGAGCGGGGCGGGGTTTGCGAGTTTTGAGTCCATTTGTCTCTCCTAAAATAATTCTTTCAAAACACACCTGATCCGGGCTCCCGCCGTCGGTGGGTTACAGCGGAAATGTGAGTGGTGGTGTTTGGTGGAATGTGGGTGTGTTTTGTGGGTAGTGAACGCTCATTCAGCTAAATTAAAATGAGTTTAATTGCAAGTGATAAATTAGGCAGACACCAGTATTGAGCTGAATTAATGGTTGTCGTAATTATAAAAAATGAATGCCTAATCAGTGCTTGCGTTGCTTTTACTGCCGGATAATCTTTTTTCTTCGAAGAAAATGGTTTATGATGTTTATGACATAAATTACCGGGATAATATGGTGCGTATTTCCCGGTTACAACATTGTCCTGACTAAATCTGAAATAGTGGGAAGGAAGCACAGATGACT
It includes:
- the satP gene encoding acetate uptake transporter; translation: MDSKLANPAPLGLMGFGMTTILLNIHNAGFFPISSMILAMGIFYGGIAQIIAGIMEFKKGNTFGTTAFTSYGLFWLTLVALIVMPKMGIADPTPHAYMGWYLLMWGLFTMFMFLGTLKSNKVLQFIFFSLTVLFFLLAVRDFSGSHFIGTIAGWEGIICGASACYLAMAEVINEQYGRTVLPIGE